One Nocardia iowensis DNA window includes the following coding sequences:
- a CDS encoding AbrB family transcriptional regulator, with product MTRRQVIGWVALLASVLAGAELLDRVHFPAPQMILAIVVGGALALAGRLPAPMPRELSIGVQAMLGVLMGSYLEISLLSTIGLALVPVLAVTVATLVISLLVAVVFARVAHVELPTATLGLLAGGSAAVVACADDMDADPRQVAFMQYLRVALVAVSAPALGALLNNSSGSLTTEHVTLGGAVTNPDLPYWMIVGRGDQVAGLSIAVMLCVLGTKLGRRLSLPSPALIGPMLMTALLTALGISHGYAPTNLFKDLLFVLIGFEVGTRFTKTVVTEMARMIPGMTVTIVALSAIVAGLAFAVATFVDLELSDIYLATTPGGINAVLATAESMDANLPLITCVQSMRLLLMVLMLPLLTKGMRWLAARQLGLREPELVI from the coding sequence ATGACGCGCAGGCAAGTGATCGGATGGGTAGCTCTGCTGGCCTCGGTGCTTGCCGGGGCGGAATTGCTCGATCGGGTGCATTTCCCGGCGCCGCAGATGATTCTAGCGATCGTCGTCGGCGGAGCTCTCGCGTTGGCCGGGCGGTTGCCCGCTCCGATGCCTCGTGAACTATCCATCGGCGTGCAGGCGATGCTCGGTGTCCTGATGGGCAGCTATCTGGAGATCTCGCTGCTGTCCACCATCGGGCTGGCGCTGGTGCCGGTACTCGCGGTCACCGTGGCGACGCTGGTGATCAGTTTGCTGGTCGCGGTGGTGTTCGCGCGAGTCGCCCACGTGGAGTTGCCGACCGCGACACTCGGTCTGCTGGCCGGTGGGTCCGCGGCGGTGGTGGCCTGCGCCGACGACATGGACGCCGATCCGCGCCAGGTGGCGTTCATGCAGTATTTGCGCGTCGCGCTGGTCGCGGTGAGTGCGCCCGCGCTCGGCGCGCTGTTGAACAACAGCAGCGGTAGCTTGACCACCGAGCACGTGACTCTCGGTGGCGCGGTCACCAATCCCGATCTGCCGTACTGGATGATCGTCGGCCGCGGCGATCAGGTCGCCGGATTGTCCATCGCGGTGATGCTGTGCGTCCTCGGCACCAAGCTGGGCAGGCGGCTCAGCCTGCCGAGCCCGGCGCTGATCGGGCCGATGCTGATGACCGCGCTGCTCACCGCGCTCGGCATCAGTCACGGGTACGCGCCGACGAATCTGTTCAAGGATCTGCTGTTCGTGCTCATCGGTTTCGAGGTAGGCACCCGGTTCACCAAAACCGTTGTCACGGAGATGGCCAGGATGATCCCCGGCATGACGGTCACCATCGTCGCCCTGTCGGCCATCGTCGCCGGGCTCGCCTTCGCCGTGGCCACCTTCGTCGACCTCGAACTGTCCGACATCTACCTGGCCACCACACCCGGCGGCATCAATGCCGTGCTGGCCACAGCCGAGTCGATGGACGCCAACCTGCCGTTGATCACCTGTGTGCAGAGCATGCGGTTGCTGTTGATGGTGCTGATGCTGCCCTTGCTGACCAAGGGGATGCGGTGGCTGGCGGCACGACAGCTCGGGCTTCGGGAGCCCGAGCTGGTGATCTGA
- a CDS encoding Bax inhibitor-1/YccA family protein, translated as MRSTSNPVFRNLPRQEGSGGYANFGSGVTGAGQLGQQYGNQYGQQYPPQPYQQAPATTRSMTIDDVVTKTAITLGVLALSAIVSYGLSNANTSLAPLFVIGGGLIGLVLVLVATFANKMDNPVLVLSYAVFEGLFVGALSFMFTDISFGGVGGSAMIAQAVLGTFGVFAGMLVVYKTGAIRVTPRFTRMIVGAMIGVLVLALGNLVASFFISGGLGLRDGGPIAIIFSLVVIAIAAFSFLLDFDAADQLIRAQAPERAAWGVALGLTVTLVWLYVEILRLLSYFNND; from the coding sequence GTGCGTAGCACAAGCAATCCAGTTTTCCGAAACTTGCCTCGGCAAGAGGGCAGTGGTGGCTACGCCAACTTCGGCTCAGGAGTGACCGGCGCGGGCCAGCTCGGCCAGCAATACGGTAACCAGTACGGCCAGCAGTATCCGCCGCAGCCGTACCAGCAGGCACCGGCCACCACCCGCTCGATGACCATCGACGACGTGGTGACCAAGACCGCCATCACGCTCGGCGTGCTCGCGCTGTCGGCCATCGTCTCCTACGGCCTGAGCAACGCGAACACCTCGCTGGCTCCGCTGTTCGTCATCGGCGGCGGCCTGATCGGCCTGGTGCTGGTACTCGTCGCGACCTTCGCCAACAAGATGGACAACCCGGTCCTCGTGCTGTCGTACGCGGTGTTCGAGGGTCTGTTCGTCGGTGCGCTGTCGTTCATGTTCACCGACATCAGCTTCGGCGGAGTCGGCGGCAGCGCGATGATCGCGCAGGCGGTGCTCGGCACCTTCGGTGTGTTCGCGGGCATGCTGGTCGTCTACAAGACCGGTGCGATCCGCGTGACGCCGCGCTTCACCCGGATGATCGTCGGCGCCATGATCGGCGTGCTGGTTCTCGCGCTCGGCAACCTGGTCGCCAGCTTCTTCATCTCCGGCGGCCTCGGCCTGCGCGACGGCGGCCCGATCGCGATCATCTTCAGCCTGGTGGTCATCGCGATCGCCGCGTTCAGCTTCCTGCTCGACTTCGACGCCGCCGATCAGCTGATCCGCGCCCAGGCACCGGAGCGGGCCGCCTGGGGCGTCGCCCTCGGCCTGACCGTCACCCTGGTCTGGCTGTACGTCGAGATCCTGCGCCTGCTGAGCTACTTCAACAACGACTGA
- a CDS encoding SGNH/GDSL hydrolase family protein: MSAPRIGWRTAAVTGAATVLAGSGAGGAWWATSRLLMAQAGAARGVIGRDTSKPPEADGIYTAGCLTPEPWRTGKHADLHLMIFGDSTAAGVGCVVADEVPGVRLARGLAVATGQRIRLSTKAISGATSKGLSGQVDAMFVAGPPPDAAIILIGANDITKKHSVRASARRLAAAVARLRSADSVVVVGTCPNLGTVTAIPQPLRTVVHNWSVRLARAQTVATSVAGGRPVPMGYLLAPEFRAQPELLFSADGFHPSAAGYELAAAQLLPVLLEALGEATPDFRSPGRDVDSIRTRE, translated from the coding sequence GTGAGCGCACCACGCATCGGCTGGCGGACCGCCGCGGTGACCGGTGCCGCGACGGTCTTGGCCGGTTCCGGAGCAGGCGGCGCTTGGTGGGCGACGTCTCGACTGTTGATGGCGCAGGCAGGCGCGGCGCGTGGCGTGATCGGCCGGGACACCTCGAAACCGCCTGAGGCCGACGGCATCTACACCGCGGGCTGCCTGACGCCGGAGCCATGGCGCACCGGCAAGCACGCGGACCTGCATCTGATGATCTTCGGCGACTCCACCGCGGCGGGTGTCGGCTGCGTGGTCGCCGACGAAGTGCCCGGCGTACGGCTGGCCCGCGGACTCGCGGTGGCCACCGGGCAGCGAATCCGGTTGAGCACCAAGGCGATCTCCGGCGCCACCTCCAAGGGACTGTCCGGCCAGGTGGACGCCATGTTCGTGGCCGGTCCACCACCGGACGCCGCGATCATCCTGATCGGCGCCAACGACATCACCAAGAAGCATTCCGTCCGCGCCTCCGCGCGCCGGCTGGCCGCCGCGGTCGCGCGCCTGCGCAGCGCCGACAGCGTGGTCGTGGTCGGCACCTGCCCGAATCTCGGCACGGTAACCGCTATTCCGCAGCCGTTGCGCACGGTGGTGCACAACTGGAGTGTCCGGCTGGCTCGGGCGCAGACGGTGGCCACCAGCGTCGCGGGCGGTCGTCCGGTGCCGATGGGCTATCTGCTGGCACCGGAGTTCCGTGCCCAGCCCGAACTGCTCTTCTCCGCCGACGGATTCCACCCTTCGGCCGCGGGCTATGAACTTGCCGCGGCGCAACTGCTTCCGGTCCTGCTCGAGGCTCTGGGCGAGGCCACCCCGGATTTCCGTTCCCCGGGCCGCGACGTAGATTCGATAAGAACCCGCGAGTAA
- a CDS encoding acetyl-CoA C-acetyltransferase: protein MPEAVIVSTARSPIGRAAKGSLVDMRPDDLTTQIVRAALDKVPALDPAQIDDLILGCGSPGGEQGFNIARIVAVQLGYDFVPGTTVHRYCASSLQSTRMAFHAIKAGEGDVFISAGVETVSRYKNGSADSWPNTQNELFAEAQARTAKAAEGGAGVWHDPREDGLIPDAYIAMGQTAENVASFTGITREEQDHWGVRSQNRAEEAIKNGFFEREITPVTLPDGSVVSKDDGPRAGVTYEAVSKLKPVFRPDGTVTAGNCCPLNDGAAALVVMSDTKAKELGLTPLARIVSTGVSGLSPEIMGLGPIEACKRALALAGKSIDDIDLVEINEAFAVQVLGSARELKIDEDKLNVSGGAIALGHPFGMTGARITTTLINNLQTHDKQFGLETMCVGGGQGMAMVIERLS, encoded by the coding sequence ATGCCTGAGGCTGTCATCGTCTCGACCGCCCGCTCCCCCATCGGCCGGGCGGCCAAGGGATCGCTGGTCGACATGCGGCCCGACGACCTGACCACCCAGATCGTCCGCGCGGCGCTCGACAAGGTGCCCGCCCTCGACCCGGCCCAGATCGATGACCTGATCCTCGGCTGCGGTTCCCCCGGCGGCGAGCAGGGCTTCAATATCGCCCGCATCGTCGCGGTGCAGCTCGGCTACGACTTCGTGCCCGGCACCACCGTGCACCGCTACTGCGCGTCCTCGCTGCAGTCCACCCGGATGGCGTTCCACGCGATCAAGGCGGGTGAAGGTGACGTATTCATCTCCGCGGGCGTCGAGACGGTGTCCCGGTACAAGAACGGTTCCGCCGACAGCTGGCCGAACACCCAGAACGAGCTCTTCGCCGAGGCGCAGGCGCGCACCGCGAAGGCCGCGGAGGGCGGCGCGGGCGTGTGGCACGATCCGCGCGAGGACGGCCTGATTCCCGACGCCTACATCGCGATGGGCCAGACCGCGGAGAACGTCGCCAGCTTCACCGGCATCACCCGCGAGGAGCAGGACCACTGGGGTGTCCGCTCGCAGAACCGAGCCGAGGAAGCGATCAAGAACGGCTTCTTCGAACGCGAGATCACCCCGGTCACGCTGCCCGACGGCTCCGTCGTCTCGAAGGACGACGGCCCGCGCGCCGGTGTCACCTACGAGGCGGTCAGCAAGCTGAAGCCGGTGTTCCGCCCGGACGGCACGGTCACCGCGGGCAACTGCTGTCCGCTCAACGACGGCGCCGCCGCGCTGGTCGTCATGAGTGACACCAAGGCCAAGGAGCTCGGCCTGACCCCGCTGGCCCGCATCGTCTCCACCGGCGTCTCGGGTCTGTCCCCCGAGATCATGGGTCTGGGTCCGATCGAGGCGTGCAAGCGCGCACTCGCCTTGGCGGGCAAGTCGATCGACGACATCGACCTGGTCGAGATCAACGAGGCGTTCGCGGTGCAGGTGCTCGGCTCGGCTCGCGAGCTGAAGATCGATGAGGACAAGCTGAACGTCTCGGGCGGCGCCATCGCGTTGGGCCATCCGTTCGGCATGACCGGCGCTCGCATCACCACCACGCTCATCAACAACCTGCAGACCCACGACAAGCAGTTCGGTCTGGAGACCATGTGTGTCGGCGGCGGCCAGGGCATGGCCATGGTCATCGAGCGTCTCAGCTGA
- a CDS encoding class I SAM-dependent methyltransferase produces the protein MADVEHVLSRLRRYPDVEALNLYAVDAADRLILDVADEALAAADSEKVAIIGDGYGALTIGAIAAHDLRDLRVHQDLLTGELALANNARALGFADRYTAYPLGRELLADVRVVLLRLPRALAGLAEVADAIARYADPEVVVFAGGRDKYLTKSMNDVLAQSFSEVRASRGRQKSRTLLVSGPKPVGEPPFPVRDRLDDLDIDVVAHGAAFSGARLDIGTRFLLQHLKWMKPDARDAIDLGCGTGILAVALAKARPGLEVVGTDQSAAAVASATATIAVNGVADRVTAVRDDAMSSVADNSADLVLCNPPFHVGAAVHTGSAIKMFAETGRVLRPGGELWTVFNSHLNYRGVIERMVGHTDVVGRNRKFTVTRSVRGLHDAQQR, from the coding sequence GTGGCAGATGTCGAGCACGTACTCAGCCGACTGCGGCGGTATCCGGATGTGGAGGCATTAAATCTCTACGCCGTGGATGCCGCCGATCGGCTGATTCTCGATGTCGCCGATGAAGCGCTCGCCGCCGCTGATAGCGAGAAGGTAGCTATCATCGGCGACGGGTACGGCGCGCTGACCATCGGCGCGATCGCGGCGCACGATCTGCGCGACCTGCGCGTGCACCAGGATCTGCTGACCGGCGAACTCGCCCTGGCCAACAATGCCCGCGCGCTAGGGTTCGCCGATCGCTACACGGCCTACCCGCTCGGCCGTGAGTTGCTCGCCGATGTCCGCGTGGTGTTGCTGCGGCTGCCTCGGGCACTGGCCGGGCTGGCCGAGGTCGCCGACGCCATCGCGCGGTACGCCGATCCCGAGGTGGTGGTGTTCGCCGGCGGCCGGGACAAGTATCTGACCAAGTCGATGAACGACGTTCTGGCCCAATCCTTTTCCGAGGTCAGGGCCAGTCGCGGCCGGCAGAAGTCGCGCACCCTGCTGGTCAGTGGCCCGAAACCGGTCGGCGAGCCGCCGTTCCCGGTACGCGACCGGCTCGACGATCTCGACATCGATGTGGTCGCGCACGGCGCCGCCTTCTCCGGCGCCCGGCTCGACATCGGCACTCGATTCCTGCTGCAGCATCTGAAGTGGATGAAGCCCGACGCGCGGGACGCCATCGACCTCGGTTGCGGCACCGGGATACTGGCCGTCGCGCTGGCCAAGGCGCGGCCGGGCCTCGAGGTGGTCGGCACCGATCAGTCCGCGGCCGCGGTGGCCTCGGCGACGGCCACGATCGCCGTCAACGGCGTCGCGGATCGGGTGACCGCGGTGCGCGACGACGCGATGTCCTCGGTCGCCGACAACAGCGCGGATCTGGTGCTGTGCAACCCGCCCTTCCATGTCGGGGCCGCCGTGCACACCGGGTCGGCGATCAAGATGTTCGCCGAGACCGGCCGGGTACTTCGGCCCGGTGGCGAGCTGTGGACGGTGTTCAACTCGCATCTCAACTATCGTGGCGTCATCGAGCGCATGGTGGGCCACACCGACGTGGTCGGCCGCAACCGCAAGTTCACGGTCACTCGTTCCGTCCGTGGCCTGCACGACGCGCAACAGCGGTAG
- a CDS encoding DUF6153 family protein: MAEQHPLLRATGPARALGVLVLLAGIVAMHAVVFAMSGHAAAHSDHSAGAGGGGLTAEMAAAATGTDRMLALRTGTALEPVPHGHDLGPGAMPHSHGLNQAAGAGGSDLGPTAMPTDVAIGQLAMPGSSGAAGADCAGDGCGGLHGGMHGCVFILAAAALALALVLLYRMADRPGNGVARLRHPRPRRERSPPWTVLSLAELSILRI; the protein is encoded by the coding sequence GTGGCCGAACAGCACCCTCTGCTGCGCGCGACCGGGCCCGCAAGGGCGCTCGGCGTGCTGGTGCTGCTGGCCGGGATCGTCGCCATGCACGCAGTGGTGTTCGCGATGTCCGGTCACGCGGCGGCGCATTCCGACCACAGCGCGGGGGCGGGTGGTGGCGGACTCACCGCCGAGATGGCGGCCGCGGCAACCGGCACCGACCGGATGCTCGCGCTACGGACCGGCACTGCCCTCGAACCGGTGCCGCACGGCCATGATCTCGGCCCGGGCGCCATGCCGCACAGCCATGGTTTGAACCAGGCTGCCGGGGCGGGAGGGAGCGACCTCGGTCCGACGGCGATGCCGACAGACGTTGCCATCGGTCAACTAGCGATGCCTGGGAGTTCCGGTGCGGCAGGGGCGGATTGCGCGGGCGACGGCTGCGGGGGCCTGCACGGCGGGATGCACGGCTGTGTATTCATCCTCGCCGCCGCTGCCCTGGCCCTCGCGCTGGTGTTGCTGTATCGAATGGCTGATCGGCCGGGCAATGGTGTTGCGCGGCTGCGTCATCCGCGCCCACGGCGCGAACGGTCGCCGCCGTGGACCGTGCTCTCCCTAGCCGAGTTGTCGATTCTGCGGATCTGA
- a CDS encoding purine-cytosine permease family protein, whose amino-acid sequence MSSSTLHNSERHEAPFTLDEPAPKVLSFWDQSAFWANLGVSLFAFSGAYTVLAPNSDGAPQLSIAAGILAMIVGTVVGGLMLGLAAVPGAKTGKPSMVLLRGLFGAKLSYLPTVLNIAQLIGWGTFELIVIGDAADELFGGGPHWMYVVAAGVLTTVLTIWPLGSVRMLRRFVTAGVVIALVWFYIQFFRAGLPDLSANPGPRGDGPFGVDWNLFWIATDAALAVSISWVPVAADYTRHSRSTGSAFGAASGAYALTQIVAYALGLFALAQATGGGQYSAFLQVSLGGLFFFIFVFREADQSFANVYSTAVSIQNLAPRLDRRILSIGLGTLITVLALLLNMQNYFGFLGLIGSVFVPLLGVLVADFFLRAKGEWNTADDAPPRWGMIVAWLAGFSVYQLINPGDAGAWTRFWVDVQERLHFTKQAWMSASLLSFLAAVLVAWAVGRVWTLRQDRATAGKSA is encoded by the coding sequence ATGTCTTCATCGACCCTGCACAACTCCGAACGGCACGAGGCACCCTTCACCCTCGATGAGCCCGCCCCGAAGGTGCTGTCCTTCTGGGACCAGAGCGCATTCTGGGCAAATCTGGGCGTCAGCCTGTTCGCCTTCTCCGGCGCCTACACCGTGCTCGCGCCGAATTCCGATGGCGCCCCGCAGCTCTCCATCGCCGCGGGCATTCTCGCGATGATCGTCGGGACGGTCGTCGGTGGACTGATGCTCGGCTTGGCGGCCGTGCCAGGTGCGAAAACCGGCAAACCATCGATGGTCCTGCTGCGCGGACTGTTCGGCGCGAAACTCAGCTATCTGCCGACCGTGCTGAACATCGCCCAGCTGATCGGCTGGGGCACTTTCGAGTTGATCGTCATCGGTGACGCGGCCGACGAACTGTTCGGCGGCGGACCCCACTGGATGTATGTGGTTGCCGCGGGCGTGCTCACGACGGTGCTGACGATCTGGCCGCTCGGCTCGGTCCGGATGTTGCGCCGGTTCGTCACGGCAGGCGTGGTGATCGCGCTGGTCTGGTTCTATATCCAGTTCTTCCGCGCGGGGCTGCCCGACCTGTCGGCCAATCCGGGACCGCGCGGCGACGGACCGTTCGGCGTCGACTGGAACCTCTTCTGGATCGCCACCGATGCGGCACTGGCGGTTTCGATCTCCTGGGTGCCGGTCGCCGCCGACTACACGCGCCACTCGCGCAGCACCGGATCGGCGTTCGGCGCGGCCAGCGGGGCCTACGCGCTCACCCAGATCGTCGCCTACGCACTCGGCCTTTTCGCCTTGGCCCAGGCCACCGGCGGCGGCCAGTACTCGGCGTTCCTTCAGGTCAGCCTCGGCGGGCTGTTCTTCTTCATCTTCGTGTTCCGCGAGGCCGATCAGTCGTTCGCCAATGTGTATTCCACCGCCGTGTCGATCCAGAACCTCGCGCCGCGGCTGGACCGGCGCATCCTGTCGATCGGTCTCGGCACGCTGATCACGGTGCTCGCGCTGCTGCTGAACATGCAGAACTACTTCGGCTTCCTCGGCCTGATCGGTTCGGTGTTCGTGCCGCTGCTCGGCGTGCTGGTCGCCGACTTCTTCCTGCGCGCCAAGGGCGAGTGGAACACCGCCGACGACGCACCGCCGCGCTGGGGAATGATCGTCGCGTGGTTGGCCGGGTTCTCGGTCTACCAGCTCATCAATCCGGGCGATGCCGGTGCGTGGACCCGCTTCTGGGTGGACGTGCAAGAGCGGCTGCACTTCACCAAGCAGGCGTGGATGAGCGCGTCACTGCTGTCGTTCCTCGCCGCCGTGCTGGTCGCCTGGGCGGTCGGTCGGGTCTGGACGCTGCGGCAAGATCGCGCAACGGCAGGCAAATCCGCCTAG
- a CDS encoding AMIN-like domain-containing (lipo)protein gives MRNRMVLTIAAATALLAGCGDDAGSTANTPATPAASTTGTLAEAPSAPRDALPKRGTASGDAGLTVTDVRIGRQPGFDRVVYDLGGKGTPGWIVQYTDRAVQDGSGKPIDVAGDSILEVQILGSAYPFDSAVTPYAGPDPATDPSAPGIAGVYRNTVFEGTTQSFIGVNADRPGFTVTALTNPTRLVIDIAVP, from the coding sequence ATGCGTAACAGGATGGTGTTGACCATCGCCGCTGCGACGGCATTGCTCGCGGGCTGCGGCGACGACGCCGGATCCACCGCGAATACCCCCGCCACCCCCGCGGCTTCGACCACCGGAACCCTCGCCGAAGCGCCGAGTGCCCCGCGCGACGCGTTGCCCAAGCGGGGCACGGCGTCCGGCGACGCGGGCCTCACCGTCACCGACGTCCGGATCGGCCGCCAGCCCGGCTTCGACCGCGTGGTCTACGACCTCGGCGGCAAGGGCACGCCGGGCTGGATCGTGCAGTACACCGACCGGGCCGTGCAGGACGGCAGCGGCAAGCCCATCGACGTAGCCGGTGACTCGATCCTGGAGGTGCAGATCCTCGGGTCCGCGTATCCGTTCGACAGCGCCGTCACACCGTACGCGGGACCCGACCCCGCGACCGATCCGAGCGCACCCGGCATCGCGGGCGTGTACCGGAACACCGTGTTCGAGGGCACCACACAGTCGTTCATCGGTGTCAATGCCGACCGGCCCGGGTTCACCGTCACCGCGCTGACCAACCCGACCCGACTGGTTATCGACATCGCCGTCCCGTAG
- a CDS encoding cystathionine beta-synthase, with the protein MRIADHVVDLIGNTPLVRLNSVVGPNAGLVAAKIEYLNPGGSSKDRIAVKMIDAAEKSGELRPGGTIVEPTSGNTGVGLALVAQQRGYHCVFVCPDKVSEDKRNVLRAYGAEVVVCPTAVSPEDPASYYSVSNRLVGEIDGAWKPDQYSNPGGPESHYETTGPEIWNDTDGTVTHFVAGVGTGGTITGVGRYLKEVSGGQVKIIGADPEGSVYSGGTGRPYLVEGVGEDFWPSAYDPAIPDEIIAVSDADSFDMTRRLAREEGLLVGGSCGMAVVAAIEVARRDPDAVVVVLLPDGGRGYLSKIFNDQWMSSYGFLRERLDGSTVEPLVGDVLRGKSGELPDLVHTHPSETLRDAIEILREYGVSQMPVVGAEPPVMAGEVAGSVSERDLLSAVFEGRAHLTDSVGKHMSPSFPLIGAGEPISAATKALSDTDALMVVEEGKPVGVITRHDLLGFLSVGTLGH; encoded by the coding sequence ATGCGCATCGCCGACCATGTCGTGGACCTCATCGGCAATACGCCGTTGGTCCGGTTGAACTCTGTCGTAGGGCCGAACGCCGGATTGGTGGCAGCCAAGATCGAATACTTGAACCCGGGCGGTAGTTCCAAGGACCGTATCGCGGTGAAGATGATCGACGCGGCCGAGAAGTCCGGGGAGCTACGGCCCGGCGGCACCATCGTCGAACCCACCTCGGGCAACACCGGTGTCGGCCTCGCGCTGGTTGCCCAGCAGCGCGGCTACCACTGCGTTTTCGTGTGCCCGGACAAGGTCAGCGAGGACAAGCGCAACGTGCTGCGCGCGTACGGCGCCGAGGTCGTCGTGTGCCCGACCGCCGTGTCGCCGGAAGACCCGGCCAGCTACTACAGCGTCTCCAACCGCCTGGTCGGGGAGATCGACGGCGCGTGGAAGCCGGACCAGTACTCCAATCCCGGCGGCCCGGAAAGCCACTACGAGACGACCGGCCCGGAGATCTGGAACGACACCGACGGCACGGTCACCCACTTCGTCGCGGGCGTCGGCACCGGCGGCACCATCACCGGCGTCGGCCGCTACCTCAAAGAGGTGTCCGGCGGCCAGGTCAAGATCATCGGTGCGGACCCGGAGGGCTCGGTGTACTCCGGCGGCACCGGACGGCCGTACCTGGTCGAGGGTGTCGGCGAAGACTTCTGGCCGTCCGCCTATGACCCGGCCATCCCGGACGAGATCATCGCGGTCTCCGACGCGGACTCGTTCGACATGACCCGGCGCCTCGCCCGCGAGGAGGGCCTGCTGGTCGGCGGCTCGTGCGGCATGGCGGTGGTCGCGGCCATCGAGGTCGCGCGCCGTGACCCGGACGCGGTCGTGGTGGTGTTGCTGCCGGACGGTGGCCGCGGCTACCTGTCCAAGATCTTCAACGACCAGTGGATGAGCTCCTACGGCTTCCTGCGCGAGCGGCTCGACGGCAGCACCGTCGAACCGCTGGTCGGAGATGTGTTGCGCGGCAAGTCCGGTGAGCTGCCCGACCTGGTGCACACCCATCCGTCGGAGACCCTGCGCGATGCCATCGAGATCCTGCGCGAGTACGGCGTCTCGCAGATGCCGGTGGTCGGCGCGGAACCGCCGGTGATGGCGGGCGAGGTCGCGGGCAGCGTCTCCGAGCGCGACCTGCTCTCGGCGGTGTTCGAAGGCCGTGCGCACCTGACCGATTCGGTGGGCAAGCACATGAGCCCGTCGTTCCCGCTGATCGGCGCCGGTGAACCGATCTCCGCCGCGACCAAGGCGCTGTCGGATACCGACGCGCTGATGGTCGTCGAAGAGGGCAAGCCGGTCGGCGTGATCACCCGCCACGACCTGCTCGGCTTCTTGAGCGTAGGCACCCTCGGGCACTGA
- a CDS encoding DUF4254 domain-containing protein — MFVRDRALSATGGTAAPLPDHRELVAAFGGQDGDPNTDHPLIVWARSLATLHRQRHGDPLAAAGIDCRRAELVAAIDTWVATQLPRRSCTDHLRAGSLGATVDRMAAAHAHASHLLHTAEKVSDDRVHAAWYRLASLADEWTDLIIGAVRKA, encoded by the coding sequence ATGTTCGTGCGTGATCGTGCTCTCTCCGCCACCGGCGGCACCGCCGCGCCACTGCCGGATCACCGCGAACTGGTCGCCGCTTTCGGCGGCCAAGACGGTGATCCGAACACCGACCATCCGCTGATCGTCTGGGCTCGCAGCTTGGCCACGCTGCACCGGCAGCGCCACGGTGATCCGCTGGCTGCCGCCGGAATCGACTGCCGCCGAGCCGAATTGGTCGCCGCCATCGATACCTGGGTGGCCACTCAGCTGCCCCGCCGCAGCTGCACCGACCACCTGCGCGCCGGTTCGCTCGGCGCCACCGTCGATCGCATGGCGGCGGCGCACGCGCATGCCAGCCATCTGCTGCACACCGCCGAAAAGGTTTCCGACGATCGGGTCCATGCGGCGTGGTATCGGCTCGCGTCGCTGGCCGACGAATGGACGGATCTGATCATCGGCGCGGTACGGAAGGCTTAG
- a CDS encoding DUF72 domain-containing protein, with amino-acid sequence MGEIRIGTSGWVYPPWRGVFYPKGVTQKRELAYLSAQLNSVEINGSFYALQRPSSYQNWASQTPDDFVFAVKGSRFITHMKRLRDGDALLANFLASGLLALGPKLGPILWQLPPNFPFDPELLGAFFTHLPRTTSQAADIATQHDHRVDPAFTTTDADRPLRHALEIRHPSFVTPEFTELLTKHEVALVIADAAGKYPLIEEVTADFVYIRLHGHDELYVSGYTDEGLDMWAAKIRAWSANGDVFCYFDNDAKVMAPRDALALRARLE; translated from the coding sequence ATGGGCGAGATCCGGATCGGCACGTCGGGCTGGGTGTATCCACCGTGGCGTGGTGTCTTCTATCCCAAGGGCGTGACGCAGAAGCGCGAACTCGCGTATCTGTCGGCACAGCTGAACAGCGTCGAGATCAACGGCTCGTTCTACGCGCTGCAGCGTCCGTCGAGCTACCAGAACTGGGCGAGCCAGACGCCGGACGACTTCGTGTTCGCGGTGAAGGGCAGCAGATTCATCACGCACATGAAGCGGCTACGCGACGGCGACGCGCTGCTGGCGAACTTCCTGGCGTCCGGATTACTCGCCCTCGGCCCCAAACTCGGCCCGATCCTCTGGCAGCTGCCGCCGAACTTCCCGTTCGATCCCGAGTTGCTCGGCGCGTTCTTCACCCATCTCCCGCGCACCACCAGCCAAGCCGCCGACATCGCGACCCAGCATGATCATCGGGTGGATCCGGCGTTCACGACCACCGACGCCGACCGGCCGCTGCGGCACGCACTGGAGATCCGCCATCCCAGTTTCGTCACACCCGAGTTCACCGAGCTGCTCACCAAGCACGAGGTCGCGCTGGTAATCGCCGACGCCGCAGGCAAATACCCGCTGATCGAAGAGGTCACCGCTGACTTCGTCTACATCCGCCTGCACGGCCACGACGAGCTCTACGTCAGCGGCTACACCGACGAGGGCCTGGACATGTGGGCAGCGAAGATCCGCGCCTGGTCCGCCAACGGTGACGTCTTCTGCTACTTCGACAACGACGCCAAGGTCATGGCCCCGCGCGACGCCCTCGCCCTGCGCGCCCGTCTCGAGTAA